Proteins encoded in a region of the Oncorhynchus keta strain PuntledgeMale-10-30-2019 chromosome 3, Oket_V2, whole genome shotgun sequence genome:
- the LOC127913597 gene encoding uncharacterized protein LOC127913597 — protein sequence MALHDSNSSITFADDTTVVSLINNNNESAYREGFVPSDLNCLVKPPRPQQSFVASFKNPQLLENCPPPPPHPCSLSISSPYSYPSHRTRPEAGTIPHHTRRHGGRTKALDLRLERAGHRRVPSLTSRSCASRKQRRAHDPIHINGTAVERVSSFKFLGVHITEDQRTSQDITEDQRTSQDITEDQRTSQDITEDQRTSQDITEDQRTSQDITEDQRTSQDITEDQRTSQDITEDQRTSQDITEDQQHHHSGQEGATASLLSKAAEQIWHAAPGPLQILPMYH from the exons atggcttTGCACGACAGCAACTCCAGCATAACGTTTGCAGACGACACCACGGTTGTAAGcctgataaacaacaacaatgagtcagcctatagggagggaTTTGTGCCATCTGACTTGAACTGCCTGGTGAAACCCCCAAGGCCACAGCAATCATTCGTAGCCAGTTTCAAGAACCCCCAGTTACTAGAAAA TTGCCCTCCACCACCCCCACACCCctgctccctctccatctcttccccctaCTCGTATCCCTCTCACAGAACCAGACCAGAAGCAGGAACCATTCCTCACCACACCAGAAGGCACGGAGGAAGGACCAAAGCTCTAGACCTACGCCTGGAGCGAGCAGGCCACAGGAGAGTACCATCACTGACCTCCAGGTCTTGTGCTTCCAG gaagcagaggagggCACATGACCCAATCCACATCAACGgtactgcagtagagagagtcagcaGTTTTAAATTTCTCGGCGTCCACAtcacagaggaccagaggacatcaCAGGACAtcacagaggaccagaggacatcaCAGGACAtcacagaggaccagaggacatcaCAGGACAtcacagaggaccagaggacatcaCAGGACAtcacagaggaccagaggacatcaCAGGACAtcacagaggaccagaggacatcaCAGGACAtcacagaggaccagaggacatcaCAGGACAtcacagaggaccagaggacatcaCAGGACATCACAGaggaccaacaacaccaccactctggTCAAGAGGGCGCAACAGCGTCTCTACTTTCTAAGGCGGCTGAACAAATTTGGCATGCCGCCCCgggtcctctccaaatactaccgATGTACCATTGA
- the LOC118371022 gene encoding protein Tob1-like: MQLEIQVALNFIISYLYNKLPRRRVNIFGEELERQLKKKYEGHWYTDKPYKGSGYRCLHVGEKVDPVVEQAAKESGLDLDDVRDNLPQDLSVWIDPFEVSYQLGEKGPVKVLYVDDNNENNGSELDKEIKNSFNPEAQVFMPISDSIGTSSESSSPSPPFGQSAAISPSFMPRSTYPITFTTATFAATKFGSTKMKISGRNNNNGNGNKVARTSPTNDLGLNVNTLMKQKAVSTSMYSLYGLGQQQNASALSPNAKEFVFPSLQGQGSSGGVFPSLQGQGSSGGVFPSLQGQGSSGGVFPSLQGQGSSGGVFPSLQGQGSSGGVFPSEGSLSLSPLQYNDAFDVFAAYGDLNDKTLNDGLNFNLSNMQYSKQQFQSVMAN, from the coding sequence ATGCAGCTTGAAATACAAGTAGCACTTAACTTTATTATTTCCTACTTGTACAACAAACTCCCCAGACGGCGTGTGAACATCTTCGGGGAGGAGCTCGAGAGGCAGCTGAAGAAGAAGTATGAAGGTCACTGGTACACTGATAAGCCATACAAGGGCTCTGGGTACAGGTGCCTCCATGTAGGGGAGAAGGTGGACCCTGTGGTGGAGCAGGCAGCCAAGGAGAGCGGCCTGGACTTGGACGACGTCCGGGATAATCTCCCTCAGGACCTAAGTGTGTGGATTGACCCCTTCGAGGTGTCCTACCAGCTTGGCGAGAAGGGGCCGGTCAAGGTGCTGTATGTGGATGATAACAATGAGAACAACGGGTCCGAGTTGGACAAGGAGATCAAGAACAGCTTCAACCCAGAGGCCCAGGTCTTCATGCCCATCAGTGACTCTATCGGGACCTCTTCTGAGTCcagctctccttcaccccctTTCGGGCAATCTGCGGCCATTAGCCCCTCGTTCATGCCGCGCTCCACCTATCCAATAACCTTCACCACCGCCACCTTTGCCGCCACCAAGTTTGGCTCCACCAAGATGAAGATCTCCGGCCGCAACAACAACAATGGTAACGGCAACAAGGTGGCCCGCACCTCCCCAACCAATGACCTGGGGCTGAATGTGAACACCCTAATGAAGCAGAAAGCCGTTTCCACCTCTATGTACTCTCTGTACGGCCTGGGCCAGCAGCAGAATGCCTCTGCACTCTCTCCTAATGCTAAGGAGTTTGTGTTCCCCAGCCTCCAGGGTCAGGGGAGCTCCGGGGGCGTGTTCCCCAGCCTCCAGGGTCAGGGGAGCTCCGGGGGCGTGTTCCCCAGCCTCCAGGGTCAGGGGAGCTCCGGGGGCGTGTTCCCCAGCCTCCAGGGTCAGGGGAGCTCCGGGGGCGTGTTCCCCAGCCTCCAGGGTCAGGGGAGCTCCGGTGGCGTGTTCCCCAGCGAGGGCTCTCTCAGCCTCAGCCCGCTGCAGTACAACGATGCCTTTGACGTGTTTGCGGCCTACGGAGATCTCAACGACAAGACCCTCAATGATGGGCTGAACTTCAACCTCAGCAACATGCAGTATTCCAAGCAGCAATTCCAGTCGGTCATGGCTAACTAA